The DNA segment CATCAAACTCTTTTTCATTCCAATTTAAGATGGTCTTAAGAATGGTGATATTACCAGCAGCTTGTTTTACCTTCTTATAGCTCTTGCCTTTATAAGTACCTGTTGTCGCATTTGGATTCGTTGCATCCCAAACTAAATACTTTTGAACCGATTGAAATTGACCACCGGAAGCGACTGTATTACCACCAATTTCAACATTTTCTTCAACCACAACAACACTATTACCGGATTGTGCCGATTGAACCGCCGTAGCCATACCTGCTCCACCTGCTCCAACAACAACCACATCATAAGTTTCTTCTATCTTTTGACCAGCTTTACGAACCACTTTATTTTTCTTAAAGCCCTCTAAATCACTAGCCTTTGCCTGTGAAGCCGCATCCACTAAGGCATTCTTAAAGCCAACGGAAGTAAATGTTGCACCGGAGACAACATCAATACCGGCCCCATTCGCTTTCTTGGCATCATTTACCAAATGATTAAAAGCAGGTTTACCGATGTGGGCTGTTTCTTTACTGCTATATTTAATATCTTCGATGCCATCCTTTGAGAAAGTAACTCTCAGAGAAATTAATCCATTATAACCATTTCCTTTACCTGCGTAAGTACCCTCTTTGTAAGTAATTGGAACATTCTTATGTTCAGCCTTACCGCCATCTTCTTTAGCACCGGCCTTCTTTAAAGCATCAGCAACTGCTTCCACAATCCCCTTAGAAGTAATAGTAGCACCAGATACAGTGTCTACATTTGCACGGTTGGCTTTTTCAATTGCCTTTGGAATTTGTTCTAAAGCAGGTTTTGCGATGCTTTCTGTTTCTTTTTGTTCTGTAACCTTGACGGTTTCAATCTTATCTTTTGAAACCTTTACAGAAACCTTGATATCTCCATTTCGTCCTTTACCTATACCTTCATAGGTACCGGCTTTATACTTACCTTGATTTGAACAACCAACAAGTGTTAAAGCCATAACTAAGCTCAAAAACAAATTGATTTTTTTCTTCATTTTTCCTCCCTGCATATAGCTATATGCACATTCATCTTAGCAAAGCCTTCACATTGTTACAACTATAATATGTATGGCGTTCCATTTTTCGATAGGGAATAAGTAAAGGATGAATTGTGCATAAAAAAGAACAATTCTTTTATTGTCCTTTATTGCTTCATAGTTTTCATGACCGCTTTGATTTGAGCCTCACTTGGTTTACGACCCATCTGCATAAACATCGCACGAATCATCTTTTCGTTTACAGGTGGGTTTTCTTTCAATTGCTTTTCAAATGCACGTCTTGTTAAGAAAAAAGTAACGATAGCCGATACGACCGCCCCTGCTAAAAACATCCCTAATGAACTAAAAAATTCTGGCATCTAATTTACCTCGCTTTTACCTGCTTATTCTATCTATTTTTTAATGGACTTTCAAGTTCTTAATATGGCAAAATAAATCTTTGTCCATTAAATGATGTTCCATTACATCACGAATAAAGCGATTATCATAATGACAAATCTCATCCGCCACTTTTAAACTCGGATAACCTGTTCCTCTTTGTAAATAATCATCCGTTACAATCGAATAGACTCTCTCTTCTAGTATCTTTTCACCATTTACGAAAAGACAATTTTCTTTTTCTTCCACATTGGTACTAAAACTCAATGTACCTAAAACATTTCCTCGAAACCCAGGTCCCTTTCCCGATTGACGAATATGATCTTCTACCTTTGATAAATAATAGGCTTCTAAGATTTCTTTCCCCTTTATTTCATACATGGTTGGATTAAGTTTCGATGGGAAAGTTTCTAACAATGATTTTTGACTAACCGGACGAAGGAGAGAATGGTTCGCAATACCATGGTGCATTACAGCCAAATCTTGTCCATAATCCTTCCATAAAGCATCACAAAGAAAACGCATCAGCTCACAAGAATGAAAAGCATCAAAAATTAACTCATCATAAACTTCCATTTCCTTTTCTAAAATGGCATCTGCTTTATTTAAATAGATATTCATTTGTTTATCAAAGCTAGAACTTCTTTCATCGGCTAAAACAAGCTGTTCACTTTTCAAAAAATGAATACCATCTTCCAAAACATCTAGTGTCAAAACATCTAAAAATTCACCTTTACCACCTTGCAAATAACGATTAGAACAAATCTTTTGATGGGAATGACCACCTAAGATAAAATCAATCTCTTTAAAATTTTCTAAAATCTTTTCATCCACAAAATAACCACTATGGGAAAGTAAAAGACAATAATCATACTGCCCTTTTCTTTCATCCAAAACTCTTCTTAAACACGCAAAAGGTTCTTGTATTTTCAGATGAGCCATCACCATAAAATTGTTATAACCATTTTCTTTTAAATGTTCGTTGTAATAAGGCGTTAGTCCTATCACTAAGATGGTCTTATCCAAGACTTTTAAGAGCTTACTAGACGGAAGATGTGGTAATGGTTGATTCAATTCATCACTTAAATTAGCAGAAATATAAGGGAATTTTTTGAATAAATCTTTCAGATGAACACCTAAATCCGCTTCATTATTTCCAACTGTTAATACATTCGGTTGACAAAGGGATAATAACTCCAAAGCCATTTGACCATGATCAGCACTTACGATTTTATGACTAATATCCGTATAATCACCAGCATCTAAGTAGAAATCATTCTTTGTTCTATGTTTTTGTAAATACACAAATACATTCTCTAAAAAAGAAAATTGGCTATGAATATCATTTGTATGAAATATCTTTATTTGCACGGCTTTATTCTATCAAATTTCCATGAAATGAAAAGTCGTAAAAGCATAGAAAAAGTCAGAGGTTGATATGTTCCCTCTTATGTAGAGGTGGGTATTCTTATTTCCTCTTTAGGATTCTTGATTCAATCAAGCATTCAACACCGAGGTCCTAGTCAGAATTCCCTTATATCGAAATGTTAGAAAAATACAAATCCTCTGACAAGTTTATTATAAGAATTAGATTTCTGTTTTACCAGTCTTTTATTTCTTTTTAATTATGATAAAATACAAGCTTATTCTTCTGCTTTCTTAAATTCAACAATTTCCGGATATTTCTTTAATGTATCAATATCTCGATCATTTAATGGACGATAAATATTATAAGAATATCGATTTAAAAATTTATTTGTTTTGGTTTCATTATGAACATCAAAATAACCAATCCATCTTTCTTTTGAATTTGCGCCTATTTTATAGTACTTATCAATAACACTTTTACGATACCTTTCCATAATATCCACAACTTCTTTATACTGATTCATTTTATTGACCGGAATACGAACTTGCAACTTATAGCCTTCATATTCCTCAACGCTATAAACCAGTTCTTCACCGACTTTTAATTTATACTGATTAGCCAAACCAAAACCTTTGGTTATTCTACCCGCAAAAGCAATGCCAAAACTAAGTATAATGGCTAAAATAAAGCTAATAACATTATTTTTTGATAAGGTAATCTTCCGACGATATACGAACATCGCCACCACATACGCCACTAGTAATACCAATATCTGAACACTCACTGCAACAAACGGTATATTCCAATATTGGAAAGCGATTGCCATCATCAAACCAAACAAGTAGACATGAACGATAAATGGGTAGGCCATAACATCGTTAGAAACCAATTCCGCATTTTCACTAGAACGACGAATGAAGTAACGAGTCAAGCCAACCGTCGCAATTATTCCGTAAATAAGCAATAAAGTAATCGTAAACCAAGGCGGATAAAACGCACTATTAAAAGTATACATATTTGTTTTCCCTAAGAAAATTCTTAAGAAAATTCTTTGGACATCCTCCGTAACCATGATTTCCGGTGAAAATAACTTAAATAATTGACTAAACCAAGCAACACTCCAACCATTTTTACCCGCCACCAAAGAATAGGAGAAAGATTCTTGTAAGTAGAAAACAATCATGAAGACAAACGAATACGCAAACGTCATCACCACCCCATCAAATATATTGTTTGCGACTAAAAACAACACACTATGTATCAAAAGTAACACTAGGATAATAACTGCCATATAAATAATATAAATAATGAAATATTGAAAAGGTTGAATCGTAGTCCTTAAAATTGACTGGGCTAATAAAGTGACCAATAACCAGTTCATGAATACAAACACCCACGCAAAACCAATTGTTGTTACTAATAAAGTCTTACGACTAAGGGGAAGTGAAAAATACTGATCCGCACTTTTTCGTCTTTGGTAAACTGAGAAGAAGATACCCGGCAAAACAAAACTCAAAATAAGCGCTAAAATAAAGGCAATGGAAACGACCTTAATTAAGCGATCGTAATTCGATTCCCAGCTTGATAATAACGGGGTAAAACAAATTGCAAAGAAGATAAGCGTTAAAAAGTTCCATAGTATTCTCTTTGATTGATAAAGATACTTAAAATAGGCCTTACTCATCTAAGCTTCCTCTACTTTCTAATTCATAAATAAATAATTCTTCAAAGTTCACCGGTAATACATCCAACAGTAATGGATTTAAGTTATTAAGTTCTTCTTGAACCTCTTGTTTTGAACCACGGATAACCAACTGATAAACATGACCTTCTTTTTCAAAATGAAGAACATCGAAATTCTTGAAATCATTGGCTGTGAAATCATGTTTAAAAACCAGCTGATATTTATTCAAATCATCCCTAGAATCCAACAAATCCCCTGTACGAAGAAGCTTTCCGTCCTCTAAGATACCAAATGAATCACAAATATCTTCCAATTCTTTCAAGCTATGCGATGAGATAATAACGGTTAACTGCTCACTTTCAACCAGTTGTGCTAATACCTTCTTAAATTTCAAACGAATTAAAGGTTCTAAGCCATCGTAAGCCTCATCCAGAAGCAATAGCTTTGGTTGAATGGATAAAGCAAACAATAACGCTACTCTTCTTTTGTTTCCTTTGGATAAAGTGGAGATGGTCATCTCCTCTTTTAATTCAAACATCTTTAAAAAACGATTGTAATTTTCTTTAGAAAAGGAATATAAGTTCTCGTAAAAAACTCTTTGACCGGCAATAGTAGAACCGGTTGGAAAGTACAAATCATCAGACACAAACGCAATTTCATTACGTATGTTCGCATCTAAATAGGTATTTTTTCCTTCAAATAAAATTTCACCATCGTTCAATCGATACACTCCCGCAATAGTACGAAGTAAAGTCGATTTTCCTGCTCCATTGATACCAACCAAACCGAAGATAGAACCGGTTGGTATGGTTAAATCCAATTCACGTAAAACACTGTTTGGACCAAAGGCTTTTGTTCCTTTTTTGATTTCAAGCATGTCCTTCCTCCCTATATAGTTTTTGAATGATTGCTTCTAAACACTGTTGGCTCATTCCATTTCTTTGGAATGGTCTTAGAAAGTCTAAAATTTCATCCTCCACACTTTGTTCAACATTGATTTTTGCGACATAAACACCTTTTTTAGGAATGTTGTACACAAAACCCTGTTTTTCTAGCTCACTATACGCTTTCATCACTGTATTGGGATTAATCCCATTATCTTGAGCTAGTTGTCGAACCGATGGCAAACGATCTTCTTCCTTCAAAATACCAACTTCAATGAAACGGATCATCTGATTCTTAATTTGTTCTTGAAGAGGTATCTTGGATTGTAAATTTAATAGAAACATGTTACCTCCATCTGTATTAACTGTACTATCTGTATTAACTATATGATACAGTAATTCCCTTTGTCAATAAAAAAAGCACCTGAAAGTGCTTAAAAAATTTATTTTTCTTCTTTAACAGCAATACCAAGAATATCCAATTGCTTAGTATCCACTACATTAGGACTTTGTGACATCAAATCCATAGAAGAATTCGTTGTTGGAAAAGCCACCACATCACGAATATTATCCGTACCAGCTAAACACATGACCAAACGCTCTAAGCCAATCCCCACACCACCATGAGGTGGGGCACCATATTGGAAAGCTTCTAAAAAGAAACCAAACTTTTCTTTCGCTTGTTCTAAAGTTAAGCCAATGGCTTCAAACACCTTAGCTTGCAAGGCTTGATCATGAATACGAATTGAGCCTGATAATAATTCATAACCATTAAGAACTAAGTCATAAGCTCGAGATAATACACGCTCTGGATTAGACGTCATATAAGGAATATCTTGTTCACGAATAGCGGTGAAAGGATGATGCGTCGCTACCCAACGTTGTTCCTCTTCCGAGTATTCAAACATTGGGAAATCGGTTATCCAAACAAAATGGTCATTTTCTCCTTTCGGAACCAAATTCAATTCTTTACCAAGACGAACACGTAAAGCCCCCAAAGCACTTAAGCTATGATTTTTTATACCTGAAATAATGAATATCAAACCATTGTTTTGAACTTGAAGCCTTTCATCTAAAGATTTTAATTCTTCCTCGCTAATTACTTTACGAATCGAACCTGTATAAGCATTGTTTTCTTTTTTCAAATAAGCTAGAGCTTTAACTCCAAAGCCATGTCTTACAAATTCTTGAAGTTGATCGAGTGTCTTACGAGAATACTTATCGGCTACGTTTTCAAAGTATAAGGCCCCAATCACTCCTTTAACACTTAATCCTTCTTGGAAACCGACAAAGTCCGATTTAGAAAAGATGTCTTTTACATTTTGAATTTCATTTCCAAAACGTAAATCCGGTTTATCACAACCAAAACGATTTAAGCTATCAAAATAAGAAATTCTTTTAAATGGTGTCTTTAGGTCGATTCCTTTGGTTTCTTGCCAAATGGTCTTCATCAACTTTTCAACCACCGCAAAGATGTCTTCTTCATCCGCAAAACTCATTTCAATATCAATTTGGTTAAATTCAGGTTGGCGGTCTGCTCTTAAGTCTTCATCTCGGTAACAACGAGCAATTTGATAGTATTTATCCAATCCAGCAATCATACATAATTGCTTATAAATCTGGGGTGATTGTGGTAAAGCCCAAAACTTTCCTGGATAAATACGGGATGGCACTAGGTAGTCACGTGCCCCTTCCGGGGTTGAACGAGCTAATGTCGGTGTATCGACTTCTAAAAATCCCTCTTCTTCCAATACCCTTCTTGCAACAGATTTCACTTTTGCTCTTAACATTAAATTCTTTTGTAAGATTGGTCTTTTTAAATCCAAATAGCGATATTGAAGACGGGTTTCTTCTAAAGAATCACAATCATCTTTAATTGGAAATGGTGTCGTCTTGGCGGTATTTAAAACACACATCTTAGAAACAAGAACCTCAATATCTCCCGTTTCAAGCTTTGGATTCGAATCTTTACGAAGGGCTACTTTTCCTTCTACTTGTAAAACATATTCGCTACGAATATCCTTTACTTCCGGAATATCTTCTTCTTGAATGACCAGTTGAACCAAGCCTGAGCAATCTCTTAAATCCACAAACACCATCGATCCGAAATTTCTTCTTGTGTGAACCCAGCCAACCAATTGAACACTTTTTCCAATATCTTCTTTTCTTAAACTTCCATTTTCCCGATTTCTAAGCATTTTCTTTATCCCAGCTTTCTAATTTTTTAACTAATTCTTGACGTTCAATCGTTACCTGGGTCTTATCGCTTGTTCGCTTAACATTCACCTTATGATTCTTAACCTCATCCTCACCAAGAATAATGACATACTTGGCATGATTACGATCGGCAGACTTAAATTGTGATTTTAAAGATCTTGGTAGTAAGTTCGCTTCTGTATGAAAACCATTCTGCCTTAACTCTTGCGCCAGCTTTAAGACTTCTAAACTAACATCTCCTAAACCGATCACATAAGCATCACAAGTATTATCTTCGCCAAAATCATGACCTTCATCACTTGCTAAAGAGATTAATCTTTCCATTCCAATCGCAAAGCCAATACCCGACATATCTGGTCCACCATAATATTCCACAAAGTGATCATAACGACCACCCGCAAAAATCGTTGCTTGGGCACCACTATCTTCACGGGTTGAAACCACTTCAAACACC comes from the Bulleidia sp. zg-1006 genome and includes:
- a CDS encoding YneF family protein, whose protein sequence is MPEFFSSLGMFLAGAVVSAIVTFFLTRRAFEKQLKENPPVNEKMIRAMFMQMGRKPSEAQIKAVMKTMKQ
- a CDS encoding metallophosphoesterase — translated: MQIKIFHTNDIHSQFSFLENVFVYLQKHRTKNDFYLDAGDYTDISHKIVSADHGQMALELLSLCQPNVLTVGNNEADLGVHLKDLFKKFPYISANLSDELNQPLPHLPSSKLLKVLDKTILVIGLTPYYNEHLKENGYNNFMVMAHLKIQEPFACLRRVLDERKGQYDYCLLLSHSGYFVDEKILENFKEIDFILGGHSHQKICSNRYLQGGKGEFLDVLTLDVLEDGIHFLKSEQLVLADERSSSFDKQMNIYLNKADAILEKEMEVYDELIFDAFHSCELMRFLCDALWKDYGQDLAVMHHGIANHSLLRPVSQKSLLETFPSKLNPTMYEIKGKEILEAYYLSKVEDHIRQSGKGPGFRGNVLGTLSFSTNVEEKENCLFVNGEKILEERVYSIVTDDYLQRGTGYPSLKVADEICHYDNRFIRDVMEHHLMDKDLFCHIKNLKVH
- a CDS encoding ATP-binding cassette domain-containing protein, whose amino-acid sequence is MLEIKKGTKAFGPNSVLRELDLTIPTGSIFGLVGINGAGKSTLLRTIAGVYRLNDGEILFEGKNTYLDANIRNEIAFVSDDLYFPTGSTIAGQRVFYENLYSFSKENYNRFLKMFELKEEMTISTLSKGNKRRVALLFALSIQPKLLLLDEAYDGLEPLIRLKFKKVLAQLVESEQLTVIISSHSLKELEDICDSFGILEDGKLLRTGDLLDSRDDLNKYQLVFKHDFTANDFKNFDVLHFEKEGHVYQLVIRGSKQEVQEELNNLNPLLLDVLPVNFEELFIYELESRGSLDE
- a CDS encoding GntR family transcriptional regulator, which gives rise to MFLLNLQSKIPLQEQIKNQMIRFIEVGILKEEDRLPSVRQLAQDNGINPNTVMKAYSELEKQGFVYNIPKKGVYVAKINVEQSVEDEILDFLRPFQRNGMSQQCLEAIIQKLYREEGHA
- the aspS gene encoding aspartate--tRNA ligase codes for the protein MLRNRENGSLRKEDIGKSVQLVGWVHTRRNFGSMVFVDLRDCSGLVQLVIQEEDIPEVKDIRSEYVLQVEGKVALRKDSNPKLETGDIEVLVSKMCVLNTAKTTPFPIKDDCDSLEETRLQYRYLDLKRPILQKNLMLRAKVKSVARRVLEEEGFLEVDTPTLARSTPEGARDYLVPSRIYPGKFWALPQSPQIYKQLCMIAGLDKYYQIARCYRDEDLRADRQPEFNQIDIEMSFADEEDIFAVVEKLMKTIWQETKGIDLKTPFKRISYFDSLNRFGCDKPDLRFGNEIQNVKDIFSKSDFVGFQEGLSVKGVIGALYFENVADKYSRKTLDQLQEFVRHGFGVKALAYLKKENNAYTGSIRKVISEEELKSLDERLQVQNNGLIFIISGIKNHSLSALGALRVRLGKELNLVPKGENDHFVWITDFPMFEYSEEEQRWVATHHPFTAIREQDIPYMTSNPERVLSRAYDLVLNGYELLSGSIRIHDQALQAKVFEAIGLTLEQAKEKFGFFLEAFQYGAPPHGGVGIGLERLVMCLAGTDNIRDVVAFPTTNSSMDLMSQSPNVVDTKQLDILGIAVKEEK